The window TCGCGTTCGTCGGCCCGCATCTGCCTCTCGACGCTCACTACGCCATCGGCAACTTCATCCGCGACGCACTACGGGGCGGCCCAATTCAGGTTGCTGGTGACGGGACGCCGAGGCGTTCCTACCTCTATGCCGCAGACCTGGCAGTCTGGCTCTGGACGATTCTGTTCCGAGGCGGGTCGGGTCGCGCCTACAATGTCGGGTCGGACGCCGACCTTTCCATCCGGGAGCTTGCCGACGAGGTCCGAGGGGTAGTGACGCCCCTGGCGCAGGTGACGGTCGCCAGGCAACCCGAGACCGGCAAGCCGGCAGAACGCTACGTCCCTGACATCGCGCGCGCGCGAAACGAGATCGGTCTCGACGTCTGGATATCGCTGCCCGACGCCATCGCGCGAACGGCCAACTGGTACCGCGGATGATCAAGCTATCAGATTTCGTGGCGCGACACCTTGCCGACCGCGGCGTGCGGCACGTCTTCATGCTTACAGGCGGCGGCGCGATGCACCTCAATGACTCGTTCGGTCAGGAGAAGCGGATACAATACATCTGCTGTCACCACGAGCAGGCCTGCGCGATAGCCGCTGAGGGCTACGCCAGGACGCTTGGTCGGATTGCTGTCGTCAATGTTACCACCGGCCCGGGCGGCACCAATGCCATCACCGGCGTACTGGGGCAGTGGCTCGATTCAATTCCAGCGCTGTACGTGTCGGGCCAGGTTCGCTACGAGATGACGGCCGCGAGCACGGGCCTGCCCTTGCGGCAGCTCGGTGACCAGGAAGCCGACATAATCGCGCTTGTCCGCCCCATCACCAAGTATGCAGTGATGGTCACGGACCCGAAGATGATTCGTTACCACCTTGACCGGGCTATCCGCCACGCCACCAGCGGCCGTCCCGGTCCGGTCTGGCTTGACATCCCGCTCGATGTCCAGGCCTCGATGGTAGACGAGGTGTCCTGTGCCGGCTACGACCCCACCAGCGACAACGTGCAGGCGGAGGAGACGGACCTTCGCCGTCAGGTTGGGATTGTCCTCGAGCGCATGAGGACGGCTGAGCGGCCGTTGATAATGGCCGGCGCCGGCATCCGCCTCGCCGGAGCGGCCGAATTGTTCCGCCGGGTGGTGGAAGCACTGGGAGTACCTGTATTGACCGCATGGGACGCAATCGACATCCTTCCGTCCGACCACCCGCTCTTTGCCGGCCGTCCCGGCACTGTCGGCCAGCGGGGCGCCAACTTCGTCCTGCAGAACGCCGACATGCTGCTCTGCATCGGCTGCCGCATGAACGTGCGACAGATAGGCTACAACCAGGCCAGCGTGGCGCGAGCCGCTTTCAAGGTTTCGGTCGATATCGACCCGGCGGAGTTGGCGAAGTGGACTTTCAAGCCCGACCTTCCGGTCCGTGCGGACGCGCGGAGCTTCCTGGGGCTGCTCGACCGTGCCATCCAGACGGCGCAGCCCGAGCGCAGGCAATCCTGGCTCGACTGGTGCGTGGAGCGCAGCCGCCGCTACCCGCCGGTAACCGAGACCATGAGGGAAGAGCACGGCGCCGTCAATCCATATGCCTTCTGCGACGCTTTGGCGGGCGCGTTGGCGAGCGACGATGTTGTGGTGAGTGCAAATGGCGCGGCCTGCGTCGTGCCGATCCAATCAATGCGCATCAGGGACGGCCAGCGGCACATCGTCAATTCCGGGTGCGCAGCGATGGGCTACGGCCTGCCGGCGGCGGTCGGCGCATGTTTCGCGAACGAAGGGCGACGGGTCATCTGCCTGGAAGGCGACGGCAGCATCCAACTGAACATACAGGAACTGGCGACGGTCGCCCACCACCGGCTGCCGCTCAAG of the candidate division WOR-3 bacterium genome contains:
- a CDS encoding thiamine pyrophosphate-binding protein; amino-acid sequence: MIKLSDFVARHLADRGVRHVFMLTGGGAMHLNDSFGQEKRIQYICCHHEQACAIAAEGYARTLGRIAVVNVTTGPGGTNAITGVLGQWLDSIPALYVSGQVRYEMTAASTGLPLRQLGDQEADIIALVRPITKYAVMVTDPKMIRYHLDRAIRHATSGRPGPVWLDIPLDVQASMVDEVSCAGYDPTSDNVQAEETDLRRQVGIVLERMRTAERPLIMAGAGIRLAGAAELFRRVVEALGVPVLTAWDAIDILPSDHPLFAGRPGTVGQRGANFVLQNADMLLCIGCRMNVRQIGYNQASVARAAFKVSVDIDPAELAKWTFKPDLPVRADARSFLGLLDRAIQTAQPERRQSWLDWCVERSRRYPPVTETMREEHGAVNPYAFCDALAGALASDDVVVSANGAACVVPIQSMRIRDGQRHIVNSGCAAMGYGLPAAVGACFANEGRRVICLEGDGSIQLNIQELATVAHHRLPLKIFVFNNGGYLSIRTTQRAFFEGRLVGEGPHSGVGIPDMTRIAEAYGITSAVIRNHQELPGWIRATLEHPGPVLCNVMMVPNQEFVPRVTSRRLANGRMVSSPLEDMYPFLDRGELLSNMIIPLWEPEE